In one window of Nycticebus coucang isolate mNycCou1 chromosome 23, mNycCou1.pri, whole genome shotgun sequence DNA:
- the LOC128575799 gene encoding translation initiation factor IF-2-like, whose protein sequence is MTHSIEEEFPNRQLGGGPEQTEQEAAGEQKGCVRDLEARQALRGRRSSPTAAPAFAGLGRSARTRLSPTPHFPSVRARGPDRRWPAPAPTFGASALGHSATRYCFRPPASARRPGTPSLQALQPGPLPPTRLLYLLQERARGVERTTRRRGSATLSRRHCALPRGAGLASSCRRWGRRAASTPGGETLPLSVRPGKNSLAGASRERAGGRPSGEGSRGAGNGCHVAQVDGRPPPPPRPPAARHDLWFVLKLCQGAMARPAGRPGRPEPAGGPTSPAPPEERDLAWRTAASAPPPPRPDRKTVVSPPLPIRGVTGGARLFARFFGKASAVSR, encoded by the exons ATGACTCATTCTATAGAAGAGGAATTTCCGAACCGACAGCTCGGAGGGGGTCCCG AACAGACCGAGCAGGAAGCCGCAGGGGAACAGAAGGGGTGTGTCCGGGACCTGGAGGCCCGCCAGGCCCTGAGAGGCCGGAGAAGCAGCCCCACCGCGGCCCCCGCCTTTGCCGGCCTCGGGCGGAGCGCCAGGACCCGCCTCTCGCCGACGCCTCACTTCCCTTCCGTCCGGGCCCGCGGGCCGGACAGAAGGTGGCCCGCGCCGGCCCCCACATTCGGGGCTTCAGCTTTGGGACACAGCGCCACCCGCTACTGTTTCAGGCCCCCGGCTTCGGCTCGGCGCCCCGGGACCCCTTCCCTCCAGGCCCTTCAGCCCGGCCCCCTGCCTCCCACCCGCCTCCTTTACCTGCTCCAGGAGCGGGCGCGGGGCGTCGAGCGCACAACGCGGCGCCGCGGGTCCGCAACCCTTTCCCGCCGCCACTGCGCTCTCCCGCGCGGCGCAGGGCTGGCGAGTAGCTGCCGCCGCTGGGGGAGACGCGCGGCGAGCACGCCGGGCGGGGAGACACTGCCGCTCTCCGTCCGGCCGGGGAAGAACAGCCTCGCAGGAGCCAGCCGCGAGAGGGCGGGTGGGCGGCCGAGTGGGGAGGGGTCTCGAGGAGCAGGCAATGGCTGCCACGTCGCCCAGGTAGATGGCCGCCCTCCGCCTCCCCCTCGCCCGCCGGCCGCGCGCCACGACCTCTGGTTTGTCCTCAAGCTCTGCCAGGGTGCAATGGCCCGCCCCGCGGGGCGGCCCGGGCGACCCGAGCCCGCGGGCGGTCCCACGTCTCCCGCTCCCCCAGAGGAGCGAGACCTGGCCTGGCGTACTGCGGCATCGGCCCCTCCACCCCCAAGGCCCGACCGAAAGACTGTCGTATCTCCCCCTTTGCCGATCAGAGGGGTCACGGGAGGAGCACGCCTCTTTGCTCGATTCTTTGGGAAAGCAAGCGCTGTTTCGCGCTAG